A region of Paenibacillus thiaminolyticus DNA encodes the following proteins:
- a CDS encoding ABC transporter permease has protein sequence MKQYALRRLLQLIPTVIGVSILLFAVFAMAPGNFIDSNPTLSKERAAELKAIHGLDKPLVERYFTWAENTLKGDLGLSLQHKQPVTTVLNRYMWNSFLIAAIVLVLSWAIAIVVGVFAAIKQHSFFDGMVTLLVFALMSLPSFFVGLYAIKVFAVDLAWAPVGGMYTSGSNATGFARFWDLLQHLALPVAVLTALSVGSLTRYFRTSMLDVIRQDFIRTARAKGLKERTVIFKHALRNALLPAITLLGIELPGLFSGAIITEKIFNWPGVGRINLDAINARDYFLLMGFTMFLALLTMLGNFLADLLYRVADPRVRMK, from the coding sequence ATGAAACAATACGCCTTGCGGCGGCTGTTACAGCTGATTCCGACCGTTATCGGCGTGTCGATTCTGCTGTTCGCGGTCTTCGCGATGGCGCCGGGGAACTTCATCGATTCCAACCCGACGCTGTCGAAGGAGCGCGCAGCCGAGCTCAAAGCGATTCATGGCTTGGACAAGCCGCTCGTTGAACGTTATTTCACTTGGGCTGAAAATACGCTCAAAGGTGATCTCGGATTGTCATTGCAGCACAAACAGCCAGTCACCACGGTCCTTAACCGTTATATGTGGAACTCCTTTTTGATTGCCGCTATCGTGCTTGTGCTCAGTTGGGCTATTGCGATTGTAGTCGGCGTTTTTGCCGCGATCAAGCAGCACTCTTTCTTTGACGGCATGGTTACGCTGCTCGTCTTTGCGCTGATGTCGCTTCCGTCGTTCTTTGTCGGGTTATATGCCATCAAAGTGTTTGCCGTCGATTTGGCATGGGCGCCGGTCGGCGGAATGTACACATCAGGCAGCAATGCGACAGGGTTCGCGCGCTTCTGGGATCTGCTGCAGCACTTGGCGTTGCCTGTTGCTGTGCTGACGGCACTGAGCGTCGGCAGCTTGACCCGTTATTTCCGGACGAGCATGCTGGACGTTATCCGTCAGGACTTCATTCGGACCGCCCGCGCCAAAGGGTTGAAAGAACGCACCGTCATCTTCAAGCACGCGCTGCGGAACGCTCTGCTTCCTGCAATTACGCTGCTTGGGATCGAATTGCCAGGGTTGTTCTCCGGGGCCATTATTACGGAGAAAATCTTCAACTGGCCTGGTGTCGGCCGCATTAACTTGGACGCAATCAATGCCCGTGACTACTTCCTGTTGATGGGCTTCACGATGTTCCTGGCTCTGCTGACGATGCTGGGGAATTTCTTAGCAGATTTACTTTACAGAGTCGCCGACCCTCGTGTCCGGATGAAGTAG